gggctaaaaatacattatgtatttatttaaaaattaataaataaataaataaattgcaagaACTCACTTGAAGATAGAACTGTTTTTGCTAACAATGATCAATCAATCGGAATAAGTCAATTGCCTTCTGCGATGCCTTGAGTGATTCCCATTGTAAATGGAAAATTAACTCCATAGTTTTGTACTGCCTATTTTAGTTCCTTCAATAATTTGAAGGGAAAAGGGCTCATGCCTGGTCTCACAGATACCATTAGGGTTGTTAGGATCATGTCCTGGAGCGACATGTTCTCTAATAATAACtgggaaattaaaatgtaagGCATCTAGGTCTCCCACTCGCTGTGCTTCAAGGAGGCCTTTCTGAATGGCTGATAGcatgtattttttcatctttttcactaAATGGTCCCTTCTTATAGGATGGTGGGGCCGATGGTGGCAGTGCCATTTGCACCTTTTGTTCTGttattggaggaggaggaggaggagattccTCCCTTATATATTCCTTTACGGTGGCCTTAGTAATTTCTTTCTCCTGGATGGCATGTTCAGGTTCctcttttttagtttctcctgAACATTCATTATCACTCTCCAAATCAGGGGTTTGTAAAGGCTCCAAAACGGAGTGAATGAGGGTCCAAGTAGACCATATAGTAATTGGAATTGGTTTTCCTTTAGCATGCAAAAGTTTTAACTCATGACCTACTTTTTCCATGTTTGTAAATCTAAAGTCCCTAATATAGGGAACCAGGAGCAATGttcttaaattacttttttttaaggttttatttatttatttgacagacagaaagatcacaagtaggcagagaggcaggcagagagagagggggaagcaggctccctgctgagcagagagcccaatgtggggctcaatcccaggaccttgagatcatgacctgagctgaaagcagaggcttaacccactgagccgcccaggcaccctgtgttcttaaattacttttaaaagctCCATTAGTTGGCCCTCGCTGAATTTTGCTCTTCCTGCCTTTAGGAGCCGTCTCAATAAGCAAACGTAAGGGCGATAATCGTTTGTGCTCTCTAGATTACCCATACCCTGCGATAAGTACTCACAACTCACCAGCGGGAAAAAGGCACAGCCGTGCAAAACTCACATTGGGGTTTCTTCTCCAGTTTCATTTCTGGTCCCTGTTCAGGCGCCACTTGCCGCTTCCTGGCGTCgcatgggagaagaatgaggcacaaacaagtcagctgcaagagaaagggcGCAGGAGACAACAGTAGAGAAGATTGTCACCccgaacaactcctcagtcctgcttttattagatagaaacagTAACCAACAGAAGAGCTGAAGAAGGCCAAACACTAGTCACATGCCTTTTAGATCAACAAGGAGGGCAAAATATGTCTGTAAAAGTAGTATAAAGTTTAGAGTtgaacaagcacattcaaaggactttggaaggggaggtgaaccatgagagattatggactctgaaaaacaatctgagggttttgaagtggcggcgaGTGGGAGAtcggggtatcaggtggtgggtattatagagggcacggattgcacggagcactgggtgtggtgcaaaaataatgaatactgttctgctgaaaagaaaaaaaaaagaaagaaaaaaaggacttatCTAACTAGTCACAGGCCCTcttgggtggggggtcggggGTGTTGATAACCACCCTGAAGCAGGTGGCATTCCACCCTGAGCTACCCCGCATCCCCAGCTGCTCTGCTTCAAGGCCTTATATCGTCCTCTTCCCCTGAGGCCTGGTGCCGGTATGTATTTTTCTTGAGGCTGCATCTAAATGtacttggtaactagtaaaatttcccatgggttatattttaagtaatacattgttctgagggacagttacacCTTCTTGTTTCTCAAGAGGTTGTGGCCCAACCTTCTCCTGGAGCCCTGAGCGCTCCCCACTGAGAGGACCCTGGGGAACCCCTCTGCATCCACACAGGTGGAAAATCATCCCTACCAGCCTTTTGTGGTCCCAGGCAGCAGCGGGGACTCAGCTTAGTTCTCTACCTCTGCTGGGGTTCCAATTGCTTCTGGAGAAGTTCATTTCCCCTTTACCTgcatgtctctgtgtctgcatagttcagACGTGCTGTGAGCGGTAGTCTGGTATTCTCCAGTGGGCACACGAACGAGCCACCTGGATGCAGAGTCTGGACCCAGGACACCATCACCACGACGGGACCCCCAGCCCATGCTCATCTTACCTGGTCTGGAAACTCACAgctccccttcccttccatgACCCCGACACCCAATCCCCATACTCACTCTGGGGGGTGCAGTTCAGGACGACATCAGCAAATGGGAACTGAGGAGCAGAGCAAGGACACACCGCCCAAGGTCAGGCTGGCAGTGGACAGTCCAAGAATAGTTCAGTGAAGATCCGCTTTCCTGCAAAATCAGAGCTCTAGCCCAAATACATGTCCCCTGATGCTCGCACACAGACCGCAGGGTGAGGAGGTCAGCTCAGCCCCAGGAACAAGGGGCACCTAGGAGCCAGGACGGACGGTCTGGGATGTTCCCAGCAAGGCCAGAGGTGGACAGTGTCAGAGCAAAACAGAGAAGTCTTTGGAGGCAGTGACAGAAAGAGAGCCCACACTCCGGGGCCATGAGCGGGGTAGTGTTCCATTCCCCATGTGCCTGTATCTCTCCTCTGGGCTCATTGTCACCatgaccttgacctgagccattCAGAGATGTCACATGAGTGTGCTGACATGAGCTTCCCAGCACAGCAGGAACCTATGTCCCCTGCAGCAGCTCTGGGTCTGGAGACCCATCCATGGTGAGGACCCAGGGGTGTGCTGGGGAAAAGGAGACCCCATGGGGAGGCTTTGGGAGGGAAGGACCTGCCCTGGTCTCCTCACCTGAATGGGATATCTTAGGAAGCCTGGGAGTCCACCAGACACACCGTCATGGACACCAAAGCAGGGCTCAGGGGAGGGACTTACTGTTCCCCTTCCTGTGGGGCTGCTCACGTGACAACACCGTGACAGGCAGAACTGGCCACCGCATGGCCACAACctttgtgtctgtctgtcccGTGGTCACAGTCGACCCTCCATCTGCACAGCAAGAACCAGAGAGAGGAGACGCCATGACCCCCACCCTCACAGCCCTGCTCTGTCTCGGTGATAtatgaggaggggaggggacactCTAGTCTGGGAGGGACCCACCCCACAGACAGGCCCTGGTCTGTCGGAGACCCCTGGCTCAGGAGGCTCACGGGAGGAGGGGATCTGCTAGGATTTGGGGCAAACCTCTCACAGGGACTCTCTTCCAGGGCTGAGTCTGGGCTCCAGGACCCAAGCCCAGACAGGTGAGTCTGATCCCAGGGGTCCCAGTCCTACCTCCTCACTGGAGACAGGGGCCACTCACCAGGCAGCAGGGGATGGAGAACAGATGTTCTGGGTTGACCGAGGGGGACGTCTAGGGGtttggggcagagctgggacctgggggtggggaaggtctgtgtcccagcctctgtttccttccagGGACCCTCCCCAGACCCACTGTCTGGGCTGAGCCAGGCTCTGTGATGCCTTGGGGGACATCTGTGACCATCTGGTGTCAGGGGAGCTTGGAGGCCCAGGAGTACCGCTTGCTTAAAGAGGGAGAGTTAGAGACCTGGGACAGACAGAAGCCACTGGAAACCAAAGACAAGGTCAAATTCCCCATCACACACATGGCAGACATATATGCAGGAAGATACCGCTGTGACTATCTCAGTCCCACTGGCTGGTCAGAGCCCAGTGACCCCCTGGAGCTGGTGGTGGTGACAGGTGCGAGCCCACTCAgggtcccagccccaggctctgccctcaggaagggagtgggctctcagctgtCTCCTCTCACAGCCCAGCCTGGGGACAATGTGGGAGATCTGAGCCTCATTTCACACCACGCCCTCCTCCTCTCCTAGGATCCCAGGGCAAACCCAGCCtctcagccctgcccagcccagtCGTGACCTCAGGAGGGAACGTGACCCTCCAGTGTGCCTCACGGATGGGATTTCACAGGTTCATCCTGATGAAGGAAGGAGAGCGCCAGCCCTCCTGGACCCTGGACTCCCAGCCAGCCCCCCATGGGAGGACCCAGGCCCTATTCCCTGTAGGCCCCGTGACCCCCAGCCTCAGCTGGACGTTCAGATGCTACGGCTATTACAGCAACACCCCCCAGGTGTGGTCGGACCCCAGTGACCCCCTGGAGCTGCTGGTCTCAGGTGAGAAAGTCAGACTGTTGCCCCATCTGTGTTTTGAGGCACCAGACAGGTTAGCAGGGACTCTGCTCCCAGGGGAGCCCCAATGAGACGTGGGTGAGGGGACCACGGGGACTCGCAGGTCAGCGTCACTGACCGTGATGGACGGTGAGACCCGGGGATCAGGACGGGAGAAGGGAGGTTTGGGGAGAAGAAGCCCCTGCCATCCACGGCTGGTCTCTCCTAGGTGTGTCAGGGAAGCCCTCCCTCCTGACCCAGCAGGACAGAGCCTCTGGACAGAGGCTGTCCCTCCAGTGTCGCTCTGATGTTGGCTACAACAAATTCGCTCTGTCCAAGGAGGGGGCACCTGACCTTCCACAGCGGCTTAGCCGGCAGACCCAGTCTGGGCTCTCGGGGGCAACCTTCTACCTGGGCCTGGTGAGACCCTCCCATGGGGGCCGGTACAAGTGCTACGGTGGACACAACCTCTCCTCTGAATGGTCGGCCCCTAGTGACCCCCTGGACATCCTGCTCGCAGGTGAGGTCTCACGGCGTCTGTCAGGACTCCAGACTCTGCACAGGTCCTGCCAGGCGAGCCCCAGGTGGTGGTGGCCGGGACCAGGGGTGAGGGGTcctcagggagggagagagacagagagagacaggggataGGAAGGGACAGACTCGGAGGACACAGACAGACGCAGTTCAGATCAAGGGCTGGACAGTCCCTCACCCGCCCTTCCTCTCTCTAGGACAGCTCTCCTACACACCCTCCCTCTCAGTGCTGCCTGGACCCACGGTGGCCCCAGGAGAGAATGTGACCCTGCTGTGTCAGTCTCGGAGCTCTGTGGACACTTTCCTTCTGTCCAAGGAGGGGGCAGCCGATCCCCCGCTGCGTCTTAGATCACAGTACCGAGCTGGGCAGCACCAGGCTGAATTCCCCATGAGTCCTGTGACCTCAGCCCACGGGGGGTCCTACAGGTGCTATGGCTCCGCCAGCACCTCCCCCTACCTGTTGTCACAGCCCAGTGATCCTCTGGAGCTCCTGGTCTCAGGTGAGGGTCCCTGACCTTGTCCCCTCTGTGCCCCAACATTTtcttcagggccctgggaccaggaGGGGTCTGGTCTAGGATGGAAGTGAGGGGTTCCAAGGGAGTGTCCGCAGAGGGTCCACCCCTCACGGTGCAGGAGGTAAACAGGCCCTCCCACACTTGCCCATCCCTCGCCCCAGCCCCAGGATTCTCCTGGGAGAGGAGGAGCTTTGGGGGTCACAGGGCACTTGAGGAGGAAGAGTGAGAGCAGAGACAGGGTCTCAGGGGAAGCTCCAGCCCCTCCACACTCCTGTCTTTTTCCCAGGACCCTCTATGGACCCCAGCCGCCTGACCACGGGCCCCCCGACCACAGGGCCAGGCTCAGTAGACTGTGAGTCACAAGGGCTGCTCTCCAGGGACTTTTCTTCTAGGCTCTCAGAGATGCCAGGGAGATGATGGGGCTCCAGGAGCTCTGAGGCTGGtgaggggggctggggtgggcatggcagggggaggggcccagTGGGGGAGGTGCAGCCCAGTACCACACCCTTACTGACCCCAGAGGCTCTGAGGGTGAGTGAGGGTCTCTGTCTGCCTTGGTGGGTGGGTCCATGGGGAGCGGGTTCTGAGCTGCCTCTCAGTTCAGAGTCCTCTGGTGGCGCTGGCTGGcacatgcccctcccccatgtgtTGTCACAGCCGTGGTCCCCTGGAGTCCTGGTCTCAGGTGAGCGGCCCTGACCTTGTGCTGTCTGAGCTCTCTCAGCTCAGGACACAAGTCTCTGGAAAGCCTGACACAGTAACACATGTGGGGATTGCAGGGGCTCCACAGAGGAGGGTCCTGCCCTGGAAAGGTTGGGAAGATCCACAGTGTGCACCTGGGGTCCCCCATCCTGCAGTCTCAGCAGAGGAAGGAGTAGGGGCTGCGTGGGCGGTGAGCGATGACAATGGTGAGTGGACAGCGCCTCCCACTCACCTCCTGTCCCTCCATAGCAGAATCTGACGGTGTTGTCAGCCCCCCGTACGCTCTCCTGGACAGAAGCCTCCCCACGTGCGGGCACCactctgctgcccccacccccgtgctCACCTGGGGGCCTCCATGCCTCTCAGTGCACACCTGAGAGCCAGGAGGGTGGAGTCTGGCTCACGGGAATCCCCAGGGAGGCTGCACCCCATGTCCGTGTACACTGGTGTCCACTCTGTGTTGTGTGTGGTCGCTGGTCCagtgtctctgtgtctgcttctCATACCTTCTAGAGCAGCACCTGCAGATGATGACAAAGGGAACTCAGGTGACAGGGACGCCAGACTCAGAAACCAGTCCTCTTTCTCCTGTATGCATTGGGGTTAGACTGGATTCACACAGTCCTTTTGGGGAACGAGCTCTGGGCACTCCCAGgtctttctattattattatttaattttttaatttaaaagtcttttaatttaatttaaatttaatttttttatttaattttttaaattatattttatttttccgtgttccagaattctttgtttatgcaccacacccggtgctccatgcaatttgtgccatccttaatacccaccaccaggctctcccaaccccctgcccctccgctctgaaaccctcagtttgtttctcagagtccacagtctctcatggttcgtctccccctccgatttcccccaactcccttctcctctccaattcccaatgtcctccatgttattccttatgctccacaaataagtgaaaccatatgataattgacttttctctgcttgacttatttcactcagcataatctcttccagtcccgtccatgttgctacaaaagttgggtattcatcctttctgatggaggcataatactccatagtgtataaggaccacatcttccttatccattcatccattgaagggcatcttggctctttccacagtttgactatcatggacattgctgccatgaacattggggtacagatggcccttctttttactacatctgtatctttggggtcaatacccagtagtgcaactgcaaggtcatagggtagccttacttttaatttcttaaggaatctccacactgttttccagaatggctgcaccagcttgcattcccaccaacagtgtaagagggtccccctttctccacatcctctccaacacttggtgtttcctgtcttgttaattttggccattcttactggtgtgaggtggtatcgcaatgtggttttgatttgaatttccctgatggctagtgaaggtgaacattttttcatttgtctgttagccatttgtctgtcttatttggagaagtgtctgttcatgcctccTCCccttttttgacatgattatctgttttttggggtgttgagtttgaggagttctttacagattttggatatcagccctttgtttgtagtgtcatttgcaaatatcttctcccattccatgggttgcctcgttgttttgttgactgtttcctttgctgtgcagaaactttacatcctgatgaagtcccaaaagttcatttttgcttttgttttccttgcctttttagACAtggcttgaaagaagttgctgtgaccaaagtcggagaggttactgcctatgttctcttctaggattttgatagattgctgcctcacattgaggtcttttatccattttgaatttatctttgtgtatggtatcagagaatggtcaagtttcatccTTCTCTacacagctgtccagttttcccagcaccatttattgaagagactgtcttttttccactggatattttcccctgctttgtcgaagataagttggccatagagttgagggtccatatctgggctctactCTATTCcgctggtctgtgtgtctgtttttgtgcctgtaccatgctgtcttggtaatcacagcttcaTAATAAAGCTGGAAGTCAGGCAACATGATaaccccagctttgtttttctttttcaacatttccttagtgatttgaggtcttttctgcttgatacaaattttaggattgtttgttccagcactttgaaatatgctggtggtattttgtttgggatggcactgaaagtatagattgctctgggcagtagagatattttaacaatgtttattcttctgatccatgagcatggaatagccttccatctttttgtgtcttcttcaatttctttcatgagtgttctgtagtcccttgagtacagatcctttactaaCTGTTCAATTGGTGCTACCGAGTCTTAGCACATTTTTGATGAGTCTcactttgttatttttccatGTATAACATTCAGTGATTTGTCACATACATGAACTTCAAAGTCTTTGAACTTCATTCCTATAAGTGGTGTCACTTCATAGTCTATTATAGGAACAGCTCACCCACTCTAACACCACGTACGTCAGCTGTCTGAGTAATTGCTGAGCAAGCCTAAGAGAAGTGTGGGTTTGGgtgtatttttatatcctgtgaactcactgtgctctctccctttcaacCACTGTTCAATATGCTGCCGAAAATGATCATAACCACAAACACGTGGAAATTTCACTGTCTCATGTCTAAAATGCACAGCTATGTTTCTCACTTCAAAGGACAGAGAAAATAGCCACAAGATTCACGTCACGGAAACAACTTGATTTATACCCAAAACTGACTTTAAAAGCAAGCtcattaaaaatctatttttatatcGAAAGCACTGTTGACCTATCTATTTCAACTCATTTTCCTGCTTCATTAGgatcttattaaaaatgcattcttggggggcatctgggtgactcagtgggttaagcctctgccttcagctcaggtcatgatctcagagtcctgggatcgagacctgcatcgggctctctgctcagcagggagcctgcttcccccactctctttctctgcctgcttccctgcctacttatgatctctctctctctcttaaataaataaataaaatctttttaaaaaatttttaatgcattattttcCTGAAAGATGTCTGTCTGCTGAACAGCTATGCTTTCTCCTTGATTTTAACAATACAAGGCTCTTTAGAAAGGCTTCCTGGTTTCAGACATTTGGGGGTTAACCCAACCACATAACATTTACTGTTCACTGGTATTTTCTGAATTCAATAAGGTAATATTACTTAGACTATTTGGATGAATCTTTATAATAAGAATTggttcatattttgttttttctttttttttttttactttcttggttTTCATATGAAAACTGGGTTAAGAGATGTCAACGATTTCATATATGAAATCCACATGTATGCACTTCCTCAGGTCTGGTCTGTGATTTAGTGGGGACAGAGGTTGTCTTTTCAATGCAAACAAAATGATTATCTATCCCGACTTGAAATCTCACCAGATTTCTAGAGGTTGTCCCCAAATAGCGAGATGATGATGGAGACTCCTTCTTCTGGGCACATGTCCCTGACCTGCCTCTAGTTCCCCAAAGCCTGAGTCCAGACTTTCCTGTCCCCATCCTGTCCCCACATGCCACAGACTGACCACCCTCCTGTTGAGGAACAGACAGACCatactgagcagagaacatgcAAGGACATGATGATTTCTGTGCTGGGAGGCCATTTTTCTCTGCAACCCTGATCTGGTGGGGCACAAC
The genomic region above belongs to Neovison vison isolate M4711 chromosome 7, ASM_NN_V1, whole genome shotgun sequence and contains:
- the LOC122911666 gene encoding leukocyte immunoglobulin-like receptor subfamily A member 6, producing the protein MTPTLTALLCLGLSLGSRTQAQTGTLPRPTVWAEPGSVMPWGTSVTIWCQGSLEAQEYRLLKEGELETWDRQKPLETKDKVKFPITHMADIYAGRYRCDYLSPTGWSEPSDPLELVVVTGSQGKPSLSALPSPVVTSGGNVTLQCASRMGFHRFILMKEGERQPSWTLDSQPAPHGRTQALFPVGPVTPSLSWTFRCYGYYSNTPQVWSDPSDPLELLVSGVSGKPSLLTQQDRASGQRLSLQCRSDVGYNKFALSKEGAPDLPQRLSRQTQSGLSGATFYLGLVRPSHGGRYKCYGGHNLSSEWSAPSDPLDILLAGQLSYTPSLSVLPGPTVAPGENVTLLCQSRSSVDTFLLSKEGAADPPLRLRSQYRAGQHQAEFPMSPVTSAHGGSYRCYGSASTSPYLLSQPSDPLELLVSGEAGTVSPPQNKSDPSSGE